In the Pseudolabrys taiwanensis genome, one interval contains:
- a CDS encoding DUF3551 domain-containing protein, whose amino-acid sequence MRALFALAAVLAAASAAEARTVLVEPALAVTEARWCTAQAVFVDVAWDCRYPTRAICEAYAPHDRACLINPNWSLYHRSLRR is encoded by the coding sequence ATGCGCGCCCTGTTCGCCCTCGCCGCCGTGCTCGCCGCCGCAAGCGCCGCCGAGGCGCGCACGGTCCTGGTCGAACCGGCCCTCGCCGTCACCGAGGCGCGCTGGTGCACGGCGCAGGCCGTCTTCGTCGACGTCGCCTGGGACTGCCGCTATCCGACGCGGGCGATCTGCGAGGCCTATGCGCCGCACGATCGCGCCTGCCTCATCAACCCGAACTGGAGCCTCTATCACCGGAGCCTCCGCCGATGA
- a CDS encoding YMGG-like glycine zipper-containing protein, with the protein MILKTSHVAVFGLLCLGLAGCASTGPAEPQVSVMPGRGKSYAAFQRDDQYCQSSAQAAVGYRSPGEEANQQAAQSAVIGTALGALGGAAIGSLSGNVGAGAAIGAGTGLAAGAVVGSNRAAATGGSIQQRYDTVYAQCMTAKGNVLPPPPATVVVQEPAPVYVERPYYGRRYYGW; encoded by the coding sequence ATGATTCTGAAAACGTCTCACGTCGCCGTGTTCGGCCTGCTCTGCCTCGGCCTCGCCGGCTGCGCATCCACCGGCCCGGCGGAGCCGCAGGTGTCGGTCATGCCCGGCAGGGGCAAGTCCTACGCGGCCTTCCAGCGCGACGATCAGTATTGCCAGTCGTCGGCGCAGGCCGCGGTCGGCTATCGCTCGCCCGGCGAGGAGGCGAACCAGCAGGCGGCGCAAAGCGCCGTCATCGGCACGGCGCTCGGCGCGCTCGGCGGCGCCGCCATCGGCTCGCTGTCGGGCAATGTCGGCGCGGGCGCGGCCATCGGCGCGGGCACCGGCCTTGCCGCCGGCGCGGTCGTCGGCTCGAACCGCGCCGCCGCCACCGGCGGCTCGATCCAGCAGCGCTACGACACCGTCTACGCGCAATGCATGACGGCCAAGGGCAACGTACTGCCACCGCCGCCGGCAACCGTGGTGGTTCAGGAGCCGGCGCCGGTCTATGTCGAGCGCCCCTATTATGGCCGGCGCTATTACGGCTGGTAA
- a CDS encoding helix-turn-helix domain-containing protein — protein sequence MAKRTKPQIGRGNVFAALGLPNPGQELLKAQLTLQIYKIIKDRKLTQAQAGEVLGIKQPHVSALMRNRAGTFSVGRLMAFLTALGQDVRITVKPAKKRQGEMEVVMG from the coding sequence ATGGCGAAGCGAACGAAACCTCAGATCGGTCGTGGCAACGTCTTTGCCGCTCTTGGGCTGCCGAACCCGGGGCAGGAGCTGTTGAAGGCGCAGCTCACATTGCAAATCTACAAGATCATCAAGGACCGCAAGCTGACGCAGGCGCAGGCGGGTGAAGTGCTCGGCATCAAGCAGCCGCATGTCTCGGCGCTGATGCGCAACCGCGCGGGCACGTTCTCGGTCGGGCGGCTGATGGCGTTCTTGACCGCGCTCGGCCAGGACGTGCGCATCACCGTGAAGCCGGCGAAGAAGCGGCAAGGCGAGATGGAAGTGGTGATGGGGTGA
- a CDS encoding helix-turn-helix domain-containing protein, whose translation MIKFSTLHKKWMKDPEYRKEYDALEEEFALIEARARAGLSQAELAKRMKTTQSVIARLESGRTKPSTRTLQRFAAATGHRLKISFEPVEKSRKRVGK comes from the coding sequence ATGATCAAATTCAGCACGTTGCACAAGAAGTGGATGAAAGACCCGGAGTATCGCAAGGAATACGATGCGCTGGAGGAGGAGTTTGCATTGATCGAGGCGCGTGCGCGCGCGGGCCTGAGCCAAGCCGAACTCGCCAAGCGCATGAAGACGACGCAAAGCGTGATCGCGCGGCTGGAGAGCGGACGGACGAAGCCTTCGACACGCACGTTGCAACGTTTCGCGGCCGCGACCGGGCACCGGCTGAAGATCAGCTTCGAGCCGGTGGAGAAGAGCAGGAAGAGGGTGGGGAAGTAG
- a CDS encoding RES family NAD+ phosphorylase encodes MKFVLCSDCFANHGLRIEAAKQGVRIPTKCRNCNSTEGMKLDSKRLERLTHRFFVQGTIPHGVGGWTPILMYNKHSEDKVELDEATTHDWLLIKREIGGRLFLNAPNLWQLGITNHYVDPYVIPDETISSIVKQLSIKSIPKGTKVFRIRKNVPENATSNPTQYGLPPGNLSREYGRFDDAASPLLYTSPSVSVCLHECRVAITDDIFVATFEAASELHLADLTANYKEEEPTSPFDALEYFFNGITLTRAEEIYAIARRLASSIKTNLPVDGFIANSFFTNVAQEPISQNICIFPEALERKKVSLHSLNRLHLKTVTYDFVFGPNF; translated from the coding sequence ATGAAATTTGTCCTATGCTCTGATTGTTTCGCCAATCATGGATTACGAATCGAGGCCGCAAAACAAGGAGTGAGAATTCCGACCAAATGCCGAAACTGCAATTCCACTGAAGGCATGAAGCTGGACTCGAAGAGACTTGAACGACTCACACATCGCTTCTTTGTCCAAGGCACTATCCCGCACGGAGTCGGAGGCTGGACACCAATCTTAATGTATAACAAGCACTCCGAAGATAAAGTCGAACTCGACGAGGCCACCACACACGACTGGTTACTGATAAAAAGAGAGATCGGGGGAAGGCTTTTTCTTAACGCGCCCAACTTGTGGCAGCTTGGCATAACCAACCATTACGTCGATCCATACGTTATTCCGGACGAAACAATTTCGTCCATCGTCAAACAGTTATCTATCAAGTCGATTCCAAAAGGGACCAAAGTTTTCCGAATAAGAAAGAATGTCCCGGAGAACGCCACATCCAATCCCACGCAGTACGGCCTGCCACCCGGCAACCTCTCGCGAGAGTATGGCCGCTTTGATGATGCGGCATCACCGCTTCTATATACATCCCCTAGCGTATCAGTTTGCCTACATGAATGCCGCGTCGCGATTACTGACGATATTTTTGTTGCGACATTTGAAGCAGCATCCGAGCTCCATCTGGCCGACTTAACTGCGAATTACAAGGAAGAGGAGCCGACGTCCCCTTTTGATGCGCTGGAGTACTTTTTCAACGGAATCACTTTGACCAGAGCAGAGGAAATCTATGCCATAGCTCGCAGATTAGCCTCGTCCATCAAGACAAATCTTCCTGTAGATGGCTTTATAGCCAACAGCTTTTTCACGAACGTCGCCCAAGAACCAATAAGTCAGAACATCTGCATTTTTCCAGAGGCTTTAGAGCGCAAGAAAGTCTCGCTCCATTCCTTAAATCGCCTGCATCTAAAAACTGTAACCTATGATTTTGTGTTCGGACCAAACTTCTAG
- a CDS encoding fumarate hydratase, whose product MNAPTKSPLPPYAHTPLFPLGPDKTKYRKITSDGVKVEKIMGEEVVTVSAEAIRALAEAAFIDINHLLRPAHLKQLRAILDDPEATSNDKFVAYDLLKNANIAAGGVLPMCQDTGTAIIMGKKGRRVWTDGSDEAALAQGARDAYLKKNLRYSQLAPLSMFEEKNTRSNMPAQVEIYAEGDDAYKFLFVAKGGGSANKTFLFQATPSILTHERLIAFLKEKILTLGTAACPPYHLAIVIGGTSAEMNLKTVKLASTKYLDELPTEGGEDGHAFRDLNMEAEVHKLTQSLGVGAQFGGKYFCHDVRVIRLPRHGASLPIGLGVSCSADRQALGKITKDGVYLEELEHHPAEYLPEVDAATLGGEVVKVDLNRPMKDILAQLSQYPVKTRLSLTGPLVVARDLAHAKLRERLESGQGLPDYFKNHPVYYAGPAKTPEGYASGAFGPTTAGRMDSFVDAFQAAGGSMVMLAKGNRSAAVRDACKKYGGFYLGSIGGAAANLAEHCIKKVEVVEYPELGMEAIWKIDVVDFPAFIVMDDKGNDFFKELNLA is encoded by the coding sequence ATGAACGCCCCCACCAAATCCCCGCTGCCGCCCTACGCCCACACACCCCTGTTTCCCCTGGGGCCGGATAAGACCAAATACCGCAAGATCACGTCGGACGGCGTGAAGGTCGAGAAGATCATGGGCGAGGAGGTGGTGACCGTCTCGGCCGAGGCGATCCGGGCCCTTGCCGAGGCCGCGTTCATCGACATCAATCACCTCTTGCGCCCGGCGCACCTCAAGCAGCTCCGCGCCATCCTCGACGATCCGGAGGCGACGTCGAACGACAAGTTCGTCGCTTACGACCTGCTGAAAAACGCCAACATCGCCGCCGGCGGCGTGCTGCCGATGTGCCAGGACACCGGCACCGCCATCATCATGGGCAAGAAGGGCCGGCGCGTGTGGACCGACGGCTCGGACGAGGCCGCGCTCGCGCAAGGGGCGCGCGACGCCTACCTCAAGAAGAACCTGCGCTATTCGCAGCTCGCGCCGCTCTCGATGTTCGAGGAGAAGAACACGCGCTCCAACATGCCGGCGCAGGTCGAGATCTACGCCGAAGGCGACGACGCCTATAAGTTTCTGTTCGTCGCCAAGGGCGGCGGTTCGGCCAACAAGACCTTCCTGTTCCAGGCGACGCCGTCGATCCTCACGCATGAGCGCCTGATCGCGTTCCTCAAGGAGAAGATCCTGACGCTCGGCACCGCGGCGTGCCCGCCGTATCACCTCGCCATCGTCATCGGCGGCACCTCGGCCGAGATGAACCTGAAGACGGTGAAGCTCGCCTCGACCAAGTATCTCGACGAGCTGCCGACCGAGGGCGGCGAGGACGGCCACGCCTTCCGCGATCTCAACATGGAAGCGGAAGTGCACAAGCTGACGCAGTCGCTCGGCGTCGGCGCGCAGTTCGGCGGCAAGTATTTCTGCCACGACGTGCGCGTCATCCGCCTGCCGCGCCACGGCGCGTCGCTGCCGATCGGCCTCGGCGTGTCGTGCTCGGCCGACCGCCAGGCGCTCGGCAAGATCACCAAGGACGGCGTCTATCTCGAGGAGCTCGAGCACCATCCGGCGGAGTATCTGCCGGAGGTCGACGCCGCCACGCTCGGCGGCGAGGTGGTGAAGGTCGATCTCAACCGGCCGATGAAGGACATCCTGGCGCAGCTGTCGCAGTATCCGGTGAAGACGCGGCTCTCGCTCACCGGGCCGCTGGTCGTCGCGCGCGATCTCGCGCATGCCAAGCTGCGCGAGCGGCTGGAGAGCGGGCAGGGGCTGCCGGACTACTTCAAGAACCATCCGGTCTATTACGCGGGTCCGGCCAAGACGCCGGAAGGCTATGCCTCGGGCGCGTTCGGCCCGACCACGGCGGGGCGCATGGACTCGTTCGTCGATGCGTTCCAGGCGGCGGGCGGCTCGATGGTGATGCTGGCCAAGGGCAACCGCTCGGCGGCGGTGCGCGACGCCTGCAAGAAGTACGGCGGCTTCTATCTCGGCTCGATCGGCGGCGCGGCGGCGAATTTGGCCGAGCACTGCATCAAGAAGGTCGAGGTGGTCGAATATCCCGAGCTCGGCATGGAAGCGATCTGGAAGATCGACGTCGTCGACTTCCCGGCCTTCATCGTCATGGACGACAAGGGCAACGACTTCTTCAAGGAGCTCAACCTCGCCTGA
- a CDS encoding amidohydrolase family protein, translating into MPLLNQPPDPDPTKPTFALPPGACDTHVHLFGPSHKYRFASDSPYVSHDALPADLFAMQDAVGLSTAVIVSPGGYGRDYTMLADVLAQYPERLRGVALMPDDTPSAAFARLGKLGVRGLRMISDKRGGHLPHYNAETAARAHEHGWHVQFYPHGTDIVDYADKLLALPNDIVLDHFASIPAAGGVDQPAVKAVLRMLDTGRVWLKLSGPMRCTTDNLPYAAVTPLAKLFVKHAPERLVWGSDWPHVNMAGREMPNDGALIDLMAEWVPDAAVRDRIFAHNAKALYGFA; encoded by the coding sequence ATGCCCCTCCTCAATCAGCCGCCGGATCCGGACCCGACCAAGCCGACGTTCGCGCTGCCGCCTGGCGCCTGCGACACGCATGTCCATCTGTTCGGACCGTCGCACAAATATCGCTTCGCCTCGGACAGTCCTTACGTGTCGCACGACGCGCTGCCGGCCGATTTGTTCGCGATGCAGGACGCCGTCGGGCTGAGCACCGCGGTGATCGTCAGCCCCGGCGGCTATGGCCGCGACTACACGATGCTCGCCGACGTGCTGGCCCAATATCCCGAGCGGCTGCGCGGCGTCGCGCTGATGCCGGACGATACGCCGTCGGCTGCGTTCGCGCGGCTCGGCAAGCTCGGCGTGCGCGGGCTGCGCATGATCAGCGACAAGCGCGGCGGCCACCTGCCGCATTACAACGCCGAGACTGCCGCGCGCGCGCACGAACACGGCTGGCACGTCCAGTTCTATCCGCACGGCACCGACATCGTCGATTACGCCGACAAGCTTCTGGCGCTGCCGAACGACATCGTGCTCGATCACTTCGCCAGCATCCCCGCCGCCGGCGGTGTCGACCAGCCGGCGGTCAAAGCGGTGCTCCGGATGCTCGACACCGGACGCGTCTGGCTGAAGCTGTCGGGGCCGATGCGCTGCACGACGGACAACCTGCCGTATGCGGCGGTGACGCCGCTGGCCAAGCTGTTCGTCAAGCACGCGCCGGAGCGGCTCGTGTGGGGCTCGGACTGGCCGCACGTCAACATGGCCGGACGCGAGATGCCGAACGACGGCGCGCTGATCGACCTGATGGCGGAATGGGTGCCGGACGCCGCCGTCCGCGACCGCATCTTCGCGCACAACGCCAAGGCGCTGTACGGCTTCGCCTGA
- a CDS encoding Bug family tripartite tricarboxylate transporter substrate binding protein, whose protein sequence is MRPLRTVACAFTALALVLSQTARGHAEYPDKPIRLVVPFPAGGAVDIVTRLIATHMGRELGTTFVIENKGGAGGIIATDSVAKASHDGYTLLIATPNLTINDALQAQLPYNTEKDLAPVSIIAEVPEVLVSNPNAPFKTFAEFVDYAKKNPGKANYASAGVGTLPHLTMELLLKRSGIQVTPVHYRGAAPAMTDLLSGVVQIKLDTYATSHQQVEAGGLRMLGIASKHRSKLMPDTPTIAEQGLPDYEGILWIGLMAPAGTPQAIVDKLAAASAKAARDPAIAERLQHDGVNPVGGTPAAFDAKIKQELPQWRELAKSADIKLK, encoded by the coding sequence ATGAGACCGTTGCGTACCGTTGCCTGTGCATTCACCGCGCTCGCGCTCGTCCTGTCGCAAACCGCGCGCGGCCACGCCGAGTATCCCGACAAACCCATCCGGCTGGTGGTGCCGTTCCCGGCCGGCGGCGCGGTCGATATCGTCACGCGCCTCATCGCCACCCACATGGGCCGCGAGCTCGGCACGACCTTCGTCATCGAAAACAAAGGCGGCGCCGGCGGCATCATCGCGACCGACTCCGTCGCCAAGGCGAGCCACGACGGCTACACGCTGCTGATCGCGACGCCCAACCTCACGATCAACGACGCGTTGCAGGCGCAGCTGCCGTACAACACGGAGAAGGATCTCGCGCCGGTCTCGATCATCGCCGAGGTGCCGGAGGTTCTGGTGAGCAACCCGAACGCGCCGTTCAAGACCTTCGCCGAATTCGTCGATTACGCGAAGAAGAATCCCGGCAAGGCCAACTATGCCTCGGCCGGCGTCGGCACCCTGCCGCATCTGACCATGGAATTGCTGCTCAAGCGCAGCGGCATCCAAGTGACGCCGGTGCATTATCGCGGCGCGGCACCGGCCATGACCGATCTCCTGTCCGGTGTCGTCCAGATCAAGCTCGACACCTACGCCACCTCGCATCAGCAAGTCGAAGCCGGCGGCCTGCGCATGCTCGGCATTGCCAGCAAGCACCGCTCCAAGCTGATGCCGGACACGCCGACCATCGCCGAGCAAGGGCTGCCCGATTACGAAGGCATTCTCTGGATCGGCCTGATGGCGCCGGCCGGCACGCCGCAGGCCATCGTCGACAAACTCGCCGCCGCGAGCGCCAAGGCGGCGCGCGACCCGGCGATCGCCGAGCGGCTCCAGCACGACGGCGTCAATCCGGTCGGCGGCACGCCGGCGGCGTTCGACGCGAAAATCAAGCAGGAGCTGCCGCAATGGCGCGAGCTCGCCAAGAGCGCCGACATCAAGTTGAAGTAA
- a CDS encoding GntR family transcriptional regulator, translating into MASAVSLSPTRNGDATDQLRSLILGGRLMPNQRLVEADLVTMLGSSRSHVRSALARLEQEGLVVSAPNRGAWVRLVTGEEAIEITQARGALEGLIVRQAALNVTKADTAQLKRIERKMRDALEAGDLLGYSEFNGQLHAELYRIAKLPIVARLLLNLKSQTVRYQYRPILLPGRPPASILEHTEIVDAVCAADPDRAERAMRKHIDEVLAALRQIITDREAGAL; encoded by the coding sequence GTGGCGAGCGCAGTCAGCCTTTCTCCAACGCGCAACGGCGACGCGACCGATCAGTTGCGATCGCTGATCCTCGGCGGCCGGCTCATGCCCAACCAGCGGCTGGTCGAAGCCGACCTCGTGACGATGCTGGGTTCGAGCCGCAGCCATGTGCGCTCGGCGCTCGCGCGCTTGGAGCAGGAGGGGCTGGTCGTCTCGGCGCCCAATCGCGGCGCCTGGGTGCGGCTGGTCACCGGCGAGGAAGCGATCGAGATCACGCAAGCGCGCGGTGCCCTCGAAGGCCTCATCGTCCGCCAGGCGGCGCTCAACGTCACCAAGGCGGACACGGCCCAGCTCAAGCGCATCGAACGCAAAATGCGCGATGCCCTCGAAGCGGGCGATCTGCTCGGCTATTCGGAGTTCAACGGCCAGCTTCACGCCGAGCTTTATCGCATTGCGAAATTACCCATCGTCGCGCGCCTGCTGTTGAACCTGAAATCGCAGACCGTGCGCTATCAGTATCGGCCGATCCTGTTGCCGGGACGGCCGCCAGCATCGATCCTCGAGCACACCGAAATCGTCGACGCGGTGTGTGCGGCCGACCCCGATCGGGCCGAACGCGCGATGCGCAAGCACATCGACGAAGTGCTCGCTGCGTTGCGGCAAATCATCACGGACCGGGAAGCCGGCGCGCTGTAA
- a CDS encoding Bug family tripartite tricarboxylate transporter substrate binding protein, producing the protein MLHRRSVLAGLTASLAAPAVRAQESYPTRAVTLVVPFPPGGSTDVIARVIADAMRLQLKVPVVVENRGGAGGTLGTGVVARANPDGYTIGMGTASTLAINPAAYKTLPYDVLGDLAPIGAIAEVPNVMEINPAMPVTDMASFIVYAKAGPGRITYGSSGLGSVSHLMGEQFKRATGTDLVHVPYRGIGPALGDAVAGQILVMFDNLPTSLPLVQAGKLRALAVSSKKRLAALPDVPTFTELGIDDLSWTAFFGLIAPIRTPSAIITTLNDALNNALADPVVREKLAEQQATVTPGTVEAFGALMSREIARMKRACEVAKISIE; encoded by the coding sequence ATGTTGCATCGCCGTTCCGTTCTCGCCGGTCTCACCGCCAGTCTCGCCGCTCCCGCCGTCCGCGCCCAGGAGAGCTATCCGACGCGGGCGGTCACGCTCGTCGTGCCCTTCCCGCCGGGCGGTTCGACCGACGTCATTGCGCGTGTGATCGCCGACGCGATGCGCCTTCAGCTCAAGGTGCCGGTCGTGGTGGAGAACCGCGGCGGCGCCGGCGGCACGCTCGGCACCGGTGTTGTCGCGCGCGCCAATCCCGACGGCTACACCATTGGCATGGGCACCGCGTCGACGCTCGCCATCAATCCGGCGGCCTACAAGACGCTGCCCTACGATGTTCTCGGCGATCTCGCGCCGATCGGTGCCATCGCCGAAGTGCCGAACGTGATGGAAATCAATCCGGCCATGCCGGTCACCGACATGGCGTCGTTCATCGTCTACGCCAAGGCAGGGCCCGGCCGCATCACCTACGGCTCGTCGGGCCTCGGCTCGGTCAGTCATCTGATGGGCGAGCAGTTCAAGCGCGCGACCGGCACCGATCTCGTGCACGTACCTTATCGCGGCATCGGCCCGGCGCTGGGCGACGCGGTGGCCGGGCAGATCCTGGTGATGTTCGACAATCTGCCGACGTCGCTGCCGCTCGTGCAGGCAGGCAAGCTGCGGGCGCTCGCGGTGTCGTCGAAGAAGCGCCTCGCGGCATTGCCCGACGTGCCGACCTTTACCGAACTCGGCATCGACGATCTGAGCTGGACCGCGTTCTTCGGTCTCATCGCGCCGATCAGGACGCCGTCGGCCATCATCACGACGCTCAACGATGCGCTCAACAACGCGCTGGCCGATCCGGTCGTGCGCGAGAAGCTCGCCGAGCAGCAGGCGACGGTGACGCCCGGCACCGTGGAAGCCTTCGGCGCGCTGATGAGCCGCGAGATCGCGCGCATGAAGCGCGCCTGCGAAGTGGCCAAGATCAGCATCGAGTAG
- a CDS encoding MBL fold metallo-hydrolase, producing the protein MPRSVNPYYAGPASDHFDGLRFFNPDHAETDHGFRDILRWRFKEERATWSSPPPVRPAVPDARVAGLQATVVGHASVLIQAGGLNVLTDPVWSERASPFSFIGPRRVWAPGIAFGALPPIDVVLLSHNHYDHMDMATLRRLHTKHRPLIVTPLGNDTILRRAIPDVRVTAGDWWDRIDIGKDAEVTIVPAHHWSARTGRDRRMALWSGFMLRTDGGLAYFAGDTGYGDGRIFREMRQRLGRPELALIPIGAYAPRWFMKAQHTDPNEAVLIMEDMEAGRAVGIHWGVFQLTDERREEPPELLLEGLTRRGIAEELFPAGEPGQSYDKD; encoded by the coding sequence GTGCCGCGATCTGTGAATCCCTATTACGCCGGGCCGGCGAGCGACCATTTCGACGGCCTGCGCTTCTTCAATCCGGATCACGCCGAGACCGATCACGGCTTTCGCGATATCCTGCGCTGGCGTTTTAAAGAAGAGCGGGCCACGTGGTCGTCCCCGCCGCCGGTGCGGCCGGCCGTTCCGGACGCCCGTGTCGCCGGGCTGCAAGCGACGGTCGTCGGCCACGCCAGCGTGTTGATCCAGGCCGGCGGCCTCAACGTGCTGACCGATCCGGTATGGTCGGAACGCGCAAGTCCCTTCTCGTTCATCGGCCCGCGCCGGGTGTGGGCGCCCGGCATCGCCTTCGGCGCTTTGCCGCCGATCGACGTCGTGTTGCTCAGCCACAATCACTACGACCACATGGATATGGCGACGCTCCGGCGCCTGCACACCAAGCATCGCCCGCTCATCGTGACGCCCCTCGGCAACGACACGATCCTGCGTCGCGCCATTCCCGATGTCAGAGTGACCGCAGGCGATTGGTGGGACCGCATCGACATCGGCAAGGACGCCGAGGTGACGATCGTGCCGGCCCATCACTGGTCAGCGCGCACGGGCCGCGATCGGCGCATGGCGCTGTGGTCCGGCTTCATGCTGCGCACCGACGGCGGCCTCGCCTACTTCGCCGGCGATACCGGCTATGGCGACGGGCGCATATTCCGCGAGATGCGGCAGCGGCTCGGCAGACCTGAGCTGGCGCTGATCCCCATCGGTGCCTACGCGCCGCGCTGGTTCATGAAGGCGCAGCATACCGATCCGAACGAAGCCGTGCTGATCATGGAGGACATGGAAGCCGGCCGCGCCGTGGGGATTCACTGGGGCGTCTTCCAGCTCACCGACGAGCGCCGCGAGGAGCCGCCCGAGCTGCTGCTCGAAGGTCTGACGCGGCGCGGAATTGCCGAAGAACTATTCCCCGCCGGAGAGCCGGGACAGAGCTACGACAAGGATTGA
- a CDS encoding MarR family winged helix-turn-helix transcriptional regulator, translating to MHKNQANDAIDIFIAEWARQRPDLDFQYLATVGRVVRIAAHLRERMDTWLKPFGLTWEMFDLLASLQRSGDARGLRPTALYEACMLSSGATTNRIDRAEKLKLATRKPDPDDGRAARIALTKRGHAITAEAMTEHSYRAQEIADHLTQREQETLEALLRKLLRGLETAKEKEAASARS from the coding sequence ATGCACAAAAATCAAGCGAATGACGCGATCGACATCTTCATCGCCGAGTGGGCGCGGCAGCGGCCCGACCTCGATTTTCAGTATCTCGCAACCGTCGGCCGCGTTGTTCGCATCGCCGCGCACTTGCGCGAGCGCATGGACACCTGGCTCAAACCGTTCGGTCTGACATGGGAAATGTTCGATCTGCTGGCGTCGTTGCAACGCTCCGGCGATGCGCGCGGCCTGCGGCCCACCGCGCTCTATGAAGCCTGCATGCTGTCATCGGGTGCGACGACGAACCGCATCGATCGCGCCGAGAAGCTGAAGCTCGCGACCCGCAAGCCCGATCCGGACGACGGCCGCGCCGCGCGCATCGCGCTCACCAAGCGCGGCCATGCGATCACCGCCGAGGCCATGACCGAGCACAGCTACCGCGCGCAGGAGATCGCCGATCACCTGACGCAACGCGAGCAGGAAACGCTGGAAGCGCTGCTGCGCAAATTGCTGCGCGGCCTGGAAACGGCGAAAGAGAAAGAGGCCGCCAGCGCCCGCTCGTGA